One stretch of Variovorax sp. TBS-050B DNA includes these proteins:
- a CDS encoding SMI1/KNR4 family protein translates to MSPAWPALASAGNRRLVADLAIALAAAMAGAVRRSPWTIALAMLLFAVVRAWQAVSASKLARRAGEIPAKALSPVADRVGVQTIAAAACYVGGLASSMLLLPTAPFSALAPADVGAAVALVFLTLAISTSNSRPVPDCGLTSSRKLIDPSAQPWMRPPHARGDLDIDPAPVTLETFFASPSYLRSNTASLALERRGLTIQKPPFAASEEMIAAAEHRLGVRLPVLLRRLYAVMNGGYVGDVFVPLTGPRTATNMWRPAFCDGCFALEPVDRLRTLADHRGYLPSGSTPLHAKTHKCIVLQARANDMTLLDCSDSAEPRVLIVDFDKPAGADPTDVGFASFEDFFAALRRRRTQWQPDQTADFGPPLGEVPADLRGRMFWGKGRPHAYLENARRDKNGPVPQLAADDALIASTEARLGLRLPSDLLHLWRLRNGGGVSCRFIDSLQQDGAGRIVEALRFPAPMEYFTTLAELSDRVVFPAGEMPWKTRFIDPERWIVLEADHGRLLLLDCRHAPPDGDVPVRIVDGLDRGELKEVLYVERFSHWLAGLRPRLRGFEDVSLLWTPEMGDQEHASA, encoded by the coding sequence ATGTCACCAGCGTGGCCTGCGCTCGCTTCTGCGGGCAACCGGCGTCTTGTGGCGGATCTGGCGATTGCGCTGGCAGCCGCGATGGCTGGTGCGGTGCGGCGATCGCCTTGGACGATCGCGCTCGCGATGTTGCTTTTCGCGGTGGTTCGTGCGTGGCAGGCAGTCAGCGCCAGCAAACTCGCTCGGCGGGCCGGCGAGATTCCCGCGAAGGCGCTTTCGCCAGTGGCAGATCGGGTTGGGGTCCAGACCATCGCCGCGGCCGCATGCTACGTGGGTGGATTGGCTTCAAGCATGCTTCTCCTGCCCACTGCCCCTTTCTCAGCGCTTGCTCCTGCCGATGTCGGCGCTGCGGTTGCTCTCGTTTTCTTGACCCTGGCAATAAGCACATCGAACAGTCGACCGGTCCCCGACTGCGGACTCACGAGCAGTCGAAAACTGATCGATCCATCGGCGCAGCCATGGATGAGACCCCCCCATGCGCGCGGCGACCTCGATATCGACCCCGCGCCTGTGACGTTGGAAACCTTCTTCGCGTCTCCGAGCTACTTGCGAAGCAATACGGCGAGCCTTGCCTTGGAACGACGCGGGCTGACGATCCAGAAGCCGCCCTTTGCGGCAAGTGAAGAAATGATTGCAGCGGCCGAGCATCGACTCGGTGTCCGGTTGCCAGTGTTGCTACGCAGGCTCTACGCCGTGATGAATGGGGGCTATGTCGGCGACGTTTTCGTTCCGCTGACCGGCCCGAGAACGGCGACAAACATGTGGCGCCCGGCTTTTTGCGACGGCTGCTTTGCGCTGGAGCCGGTAGATCGACTTCGAACGCTTGCAGACCATCGCGGCTATCTTCCGAGCGGCTCGACACCACTGCATGCAAAAACGCACAAGTGCATCGTCCTGCAGGCCCGAGCCAACGACATGACCTTGCTCGATTGCTCCGACAGCGCTGAGCCAAGGGTTCTGATCGTCGATTTCGACAAACCTGCAGGCGCCGATCCCACCGACGTTGGGTTCGCGAGCTTCGAGGATTTCTTTGCCGCGTTGCGCCGCAGGCGCACGCAGTGGCAGCCTGATCAAACGGCCGACTTTGGCCCGCCGCTCGGCGAGGTCCCGGCAGACCTGCGTGGACGAATGTTTTGGGGCAAAGGGCGGCCACACGCATATCTCGAGAATGCGAGACGTGACAAGAACGGGCCGGTACCGCAGCTTGCGGCCGATGACGCACTGATCGCCAGCACCGAAGCCCGCCTTGGGCTGCGGCTGCCTTCCGATCTGCTGCATTTGTGGCGACTCAGGAACGGCGGCGGCGTTTCCTGCAGGTTCATCGACTCCCTGCAACAAGACGGTGCCGGACGGATCGTGGAGGCGTTGCGTTTCCCCGCCCCGATGGAGTACTTCACGACGCTTGCCGAGCTTTCGGACCGCGTCGTGTTCCCGGCAGGCGAAATGCCGTGGAAGACCCGATTCATCGATCCTGAGCGTTGGATCGTGCTCGAGGCCGACCACGGTCGGCTGTTGCTGCTCGATTGCCGACATGCTCCCCCGGACGGCGACGTGCCCGTGCGCATCGTGGACGGGCTCGACCGGGGCGAGCTCAAAGAGGTTCTGTATGTCGAGCGGTTCAGCCACTGGCTCGCTGGCCTGCGGCCGCGGCTGCGTGGCTTTGAGGACGTGTCCCTGCTCTGGACGCCCGAGATGGGCGATCAAGAGCACGCGAGCGCCTGA
- the ilvD gene encoding dihydroxy-acid dehydratase has protein sequence MDTKPIQINRRSANIVEGKSRAPNRSMFYAMGYEEGDFKKPMVGVANGHSTITPCNSGLQKLADAAIAGIEEAGGNAQVFGTPTISDGMAMGTEGMKYSLVSREVISDCIETCVGGQWMDGVLVVGGCDKNMPGGMMGMLRANVPAIYVYGGTILPGRYKGQDLNIVSVFEAVGQNAAGNMSDEDLKEIEKRAIPGTGSCGGMYTANTMSSAFEALGMSLPYSSTMANPHDEKQNSAKESAKVLIEAIKKDLKPRDIVTRKAIENAVAVIMATGGSTNAVLHFLAIAHAAGVEWTIDDFERIRKKVPVICDLKPSGKYLAVDLHQAGGIPQVMKVLLNAGLLHGDCMTITGKTIAETLKDVPDQPRADQDVIRPIDKPMYDEGHLAILKGNLSPEGAVAKITGLKNPVITGPARVFDDEQSALQAILDGKIKAGDVMVLRYLGPKGGPGMPEMLAPTGALIGAGLGESVGLITDGRFSGGTWGMVVGHVAPEAAAGGTIAFVNEGDSITIDAHQLKLELNVPEAEIAKRREGWKPPAPRYTRGVQAKFAFNASSASSGAVLDKF, from the coding sequence ATGGACACCAAACCGATCCAGATCAACCGCCGCAGCGCCAACATCGTCGAAGGCAAGAGCCGCGCCCCCAACCGCTCGATGTTCTACGCCATGGGCTACGAAGAAGGCGACTTCAAGAAGCCGATGGTCGGCGTCGCCAACGGCCACAGCACCATCACGCCCTGCAACTCCGGCCTGCAGAAGCTCGCCGACGCGGCCATCGCCGGCATCGAGGAGGCCGGCGGCAATGCCCAGGTCTTCGGCACGCCCACCATCTCCGACGGCATGGCCATGGGCACCGAAGGCATGAAGTACTCGCTGGTCAGCCGCGAAGTCATTTCCGACTGCATCGAGACCTGCGTCGGCGGCCAGTGGATGGACGGCGTGCTCGTGGTCGGCGGCTGCGACAAGAACATGCCCGGCGGCATGATGGGCATGCTGCGCGCCAACGTGCCGGCCATCTACGTCTACGGCGGCACCATCCTGCCGGGCCGCTACAAGGGCCAGGACCTCAACATCGTCAGCGTGTTCGAAGCCGTGGGCCAGAACGCCGCGGGCAACATGAGCGACGAGGACCTGAAGGAAATCGAAAAGCGCGCGATCCCCGGCACCGGCTCCTGCGGCGGCATGTACACCGCCAACACCATGTCGAGCGCCTTCGAGGCCTTGGGCATGTCGCTGCCCTACTCCTCCACCATGGCCAATCCGCACGACGAGAAGCAGAACTCGGCCAAGGAATCGGCCAAGGTGCTGATCGAGGCCATCAAGAAGGACCTGAAGCCGCGCGACATCGTCACCAGGAAGGCGATCGAGAACGCGGTGGCCGTCATCATGGCCACCGGCGGCTCGACCAACGCCGTGCTGCACTTCCTCGCGATCGCCCATGCGGCCGGGGTGGAATGGACCATCGACGACTTCGAGCGCATCCGCAAGAAGGTGCCGGTCATCTGCGACCTGAAGCCGAGCGGCAAGTACCTCGCGGTGGACCTGCACCAGGCGGGCGGGATTCCGCAGGTGATGAAGGTGCTGCTGAACGCCGGCCTGCTGCACGGCGACTGCATGACCATCACCGGCAAGACCATCGCCGAGACGCTGAAGGACGTGCCCGACCAGCCGCGCGCCGACCAGGACGTGATCCGCCCGATCGACAAGCCGATGTACGACGAAGGCCACCTCGCGATCCTCAAGGGCAACCTGTCGCCCGAAGGCGCGGTCGCCAAGATCACGGGCCTCAAGAACCCGGTAATCACCGGCCCCGCGCGCGTGTTCGACGACGAGCAGTCGGCGCTGCAGGCCATCCTCGACGGCAAGATCAAGGCCGGCGACGTGATGGTGCTGCGCTACCTCGGTCCCAAGGGCGGTCCCGGCATGCCCGAAATGCTCGCACCCACGGGCGCGCTGATCGGCGCCGGCCTCGGCGAAAGCGTGGGCCTGATCACCGACGGCCGCTTCTCGGGCGGCACCTGGGGCATGGTGGTCGGCCACGTGGCGCCCGAAGCGGCGGCCGGCGGCACCATCGCGTTCGTGAACGAAGGCGACTCGATCACCATCGACGCGCACCAGCTCAAGCTCGAACTCAACGTGCCCGAAGCCGAGATCGCCAAGCGCCGCGAAGGCTGGAAGCCGCCGGCCCCGCGCTACACGCGCGGCGTGCAGGCGAAGTTCGCGTTCAATGCCTCGAGCGCGAGCTCGGGGGCGGTGCTCGACAAGTTCTGA
- a CDS encoding LysR family transcriptional regulator — translation MKESQIDLRSWRQFLAVAEELHFGRAAARLHMTQPPVTQAIAQLEKTLGVVLFDRTRRRVALTPAGEALLPDVRELLVRAQALPARARAAAAGQVGRVRIGFVSTVGFEQLPAWVREFRLRSPEVALELVEATGDVQLEAFARGEIDAGLMLHSPGAAPPGLARLAVSQEPLVLALPARHPLARAAKLQLAQVLEEPLVIFPRRIVPSLHDAIFDLYHAAGRVPRLAQEAIQMQTIVNLVSGGIGVAWVPESVTQFRRAGVVYRRAAEFAPAARRRGAPALPIGETSLVWPQETASPALARFVAFVREQVADGGETQR, via the coding sequence ATGAAAGAGTCCCAGATCGACCTGCGCAGCTGGCGCCAGTTCCTCGCCGTCGCCGAAGAACTGCACTTCGGCCGGGCCGCCGCGCGCCTGCACATGACCCAGCCGCCGGTCACGCAGGCGATCGCGCAGCTCGAAAAGACGCTCGGCGTGGTGCTGTTCGACCGCACGCGCCGTCGCGTGGCGCTCACGCCCGCGGGCGAGGCGCTGCTGCCCGACGTGCGCGAACTGCTCGTGCGGGCCCAGGCCTTGCCGGCCCGGGCGCGTGCGGCCGCGGCGGGGCAGGTGGGCCGGGTGCGCATCGGCTTCGTCTCGACGGTGGGCTTCGAGCAGCTGCCGGCCTGGGTGCGCGAATTCCGCCTGCGCAGCCCCGAGGTGGCGCTCGAACTGGTCGAGGCCACGGGCGACGTCCAGCTCGAGGCCTTCGCGCGCGGCGAGATCGATGCCGGCCTGATGCTGCATTCGCCGGGCGCGGCGCCGCCGGGGCTGGCGCGGCTCGCGGTGTCGCAGGAGCCGCTGGTGCTCGCGCTGCCGGCGCGCCATCCGCTCGCGCGGGCGGCGAAGCTGCAGCTCGCGCAGGTGCTCGAGGAGCCGCTCGTGATCTTTCCGCGCCGCATCGTGCCTTCGCTGCACGACGCGATCTTCGACCTCTACCATGCGGCCGGCCGCGTGCCGCGGCTCGCGCAGGAGGCGATCCAGATGCAGACCATCGTCAACCTCGTCTCGGGCGGGATCGGCGTGGCCTGGGTGCCCGAGAGCGTCACGCAGTTCCGCCGCGCGGGCGTGGTCTACCGCCGGGCCGCCGAATTCGCGCCGGCCGCGCGGCGCCGCGGCGCGCCCGCGCTGCCGATCGGCGAGACCAGCCTCGTGTGGCCGCAGGAGACCGCCAGCCCGGCGCTCGCGCGCTTCGTCGCCTTCGTGCGCGAGCAGGTGGCGGATGGGGGCGAAACGCAGCGTTGA
- the lgt gene encoding prolipoprotein diacylglyceryl transferase, with protein MLMYPQINPVALQLGPVAIHWYGLTYLAAFALFYFLGTRRLRHEPYRSLTGAAAWQRKDVEDILFLGVMGVIVGGRLGYCLFYKPGFYLSHPLEILYVWQGGMSFHGGLLGVIGAMLWYGHSRQRPFWQVMDFVSPCVPTGLAAGRVGNFINGELWGRFSSPQLPWGMVFPQSGSMLPRHPSQVYQFLLEGLLLFVIMWLYARKERKEGQVAAVFLIGYGVLRFVAEYFREPDDFLGLRALNLSQGQWLSVPMVIFGIGLWLWAAKRPALARA; from the coding sequence ATGCTCATGTATCCGCAGATCAACCCTGTCGCCCTGCAACTCGGGCCCGTCGCCATCCACTGGTACGGCCTGACCTACCTCGCGGCCTTCGCGCTGTTCTACTTCCTCGGTACGCGCCGGCTGCGGCACGAGCCGTACCGCTCGCTGACCGGCGCCGCGGCATGGCAGCGCAAGGACGTGGAGGACATCCTCTTCCTCGGCGTGATGGGCGTCATCGTCGGCGGCCGGCTCGGCTACTGCCTGTTCTACAAGCCGGGCTTCTATCTCTCGCATCCGCTGGAGATCCTCTATGTGTGGCAGGGCGGCATGAGCTTCCATGGCGGTCTGCTGGGCGTCATCGGGGCGATGCTCTGGTACGGGCATTCGCGCCAGCGGCCCTTCTGGCAGGTCATGGATTTCGTTTCGCCCTGCGTGCCGACCGGCCTCGCGGCGGGTCGCGTCGGCAACTTCATCAACGGCGAACTCTGGGGCCGGTTCAGCAGCCCCCAGCTGCCCTGGGGCATGGTGTTTCCGCAGAGCGGCTCGATGCTGCCGCGCCATCCCTCCCAGGTCTACCAGTTCCTGCTCGAAGGGCTGCTGCTCTTCGTCATCATGTGGCTCTACGCGCGCAAGGAACGCAAGGAAGGGCAGGTGGCCGCGGTCTTCCTCATCGGCTATGGCGTGCTTCGTTTCGTGGCCGAGTATTTCCGCGAGCCCGACGATTTCCTCGGCCTGCGTGCATTGAACCTCAGCCAGGGCCAATGGCTCAGCGTGCCGATGGTGATCTTCGGCATCGGCCTCTGGCTCTGGGCTGCGAAGCGCCCCGCGCTGGCGCGCGCTTGA
- a CDS encoding GntR family transcriptional regulator: MRLVPNSLHDEVAATLREQIFAGALVPGSFLDEAALCEKLSISRTPLREALKVLTAEGLLRHEPRRGCFVREVTERDLDEIFPVIALLEGRCAYEAARNASDAELNELDVLHERLVRHAKAKRINDYYATNHLIHEAIIQLADNRWLAQVIGDLRKILKLARLQQLHAPGRLEQSLSEHLAVFAALKARDSEGADAAMRTHLTRQREALREVARQQKSRVMS, encoded by the coding sequence ATGCGCCTCGTTCCCAACTCCCTGCACGACGAAGTCGCCGCCACGCTGCGCGAGCAGATCTTCGCCGGCGCGCTGGTGCCGGGCAGCTTCCTCGACGAAGCCGCGCTGTGCGAAAAGCTCTCGATCTCGCGCACGCCGCTGCGCGAGGCGCTCAAGGTGCTCACCGCGGAGGGGCTGCTGCGCCACGAGCCGCGGCGCGGCTGCTTCGTGCGCGAGGTGACCGAGCGCGACCTCGACGAAATCTTTCCGGTCATCGCGCTGCTCGAAGGCCGCTGTGCCTACGAGGCCGCCCGCAACGCGAGCGATGCCGAACTGAACGAGCTCGACGTGCTGCACGAGCGGCTGGTGCGCCATGCCAAGGCCAAGCGGATCAACGACTACTACGCCACCAACCACCTGATCCACGAGGCGATCATCCAGCTGGCCGACAACCGGTGGCTGGCGCAGGTGATCGGCGATCTGCGCAAGATCCTCAAGCTCGCACGGCTGCAGCAACTGCATGCGCCGGGCCGGCTGGAGCAGAGCCTGTCGGAGCACCTGGCGGTGTTCGCGGCGCTCAAGGCACGCGACAGCGAGGGCGCGGACGCCGCGATGCGCACGCACCTGACGCGCCAGCGCGAGGCCCTGCGCGAAGTGGCGCGGCAGCAGAAATCGAGGGTGATGTCATGA
- a CDS encoding malonyl-CoA decarboxylase, giving the protein MSATEWFQARLRAGEKSASKVPVAPEGATRNAPKAAAKPCERTTAERLQATLRKADEALSPRALRRVLTSLQAVIDPRVSEVEGGRRAHAIAREYASATPEERRDYWALMSEHFAADPHKLKTARDQHQAAVGTPDEGQAELRLRRALVSPRMRLLQRFAVEPEGMRFLVDLRAELLPFLKSDKRLLPLDAELEHLFSTWFDVAFLELRRIDWNSPASLIEKLIRYEAVHDIKSWTDVKNRLDDSDRRCYGFFHPRLPNEPLIFVEVALVDRISDGITPLLDEAAVPMLPARATTAIFYSISNTQTGLRGVSFGDSLIKRVVETLQDELPRLKTFATLSPIPGFRAWLAKNAADLLPRLDEKREAELGRLVGSLPPTAERLLAAVEAAPELDAKSPLRQWLLQAAAEYLGRTLIDGTPADPVARFHLGNGARVERLNWAGDPSPKGLKQSYGLMVNYLYDLKRLDKHRAWLAEGKVAVSGDVESLFFKKG; this is encoded by the coding sequence ATGAGTGCGACCGAATGGTTCCAGGCGCGTTTGCGTGCCGGCGAGAAGTCCGCCAGCAAGGTGCCCGTGGCGCCCGAAGGTGCCACGCGCAATGCGCCCAAGGCGGCCGCCAAGCCCTGCGAGCGCACCACCGCCGAGCGCCTGCAGGCCACGCTGCGCAAGGCCGACGAGGCGCTGTCGCCGCGCGCGCTGCGCCGCGTGCTCACGTCGCTGCAGGCGGTCATCGATCCGCGCGTGAGCGAGGTCGAGGGCGGCCGGCGCGCGCATGCCATCGCGCGCGAGTACGCGTCCGCCACGCCCGAGGAACGGCGCGACTACTGGGCGCTGATGAGCGAGCATTTCGCCGCCGACCCCCACAAGCTCAAGACCGCGCGCGACCAGCACCAGGCCGCGGTGGGCACGCCGGACGAGGGACAGGCCGAGCTCCGCCTGCGACGCGCGCTCGTGTCGCCGCGCATGCGCCTGTTGCAGCGCTTCGCCGTCGAGCCCGAGGGCATGCGCTTCCTGGTCGACCTGCGCGCCGAGCTGCTGCCCTTTCTCAAGTCCGACAAGCGGCTGCTGCCGCTCGATGCCGAGCTGGAACACCTGTTCTCGACCTGGTTCGACGTGGCGTTCCTCGAACTGCGCCGCATCGACTGGAATTCGCCGGCTTCGCTGATCGAGAAGCTGATCCGCTACGAGGCGGTGCACGACATCAAGAGCTGGACCGACGTGAAGAACCGGCTCGACGACAGCGACCGCCGCTGCTACGGCTTCTTCCACCCGCGGCTGCCGAACGAGCCGCTGATCTTCGTCGAGGTGGCGCTGGTCGACCGCATCAGCGACGGCATCACGCCGCTGCTCGACGAGGCCGCGGTGCCGATGCTGCCGGCCAGGGCCACGACCGCGATCTTCTACTCGATCAGCAATACGCAGACCGGCCTGCGCGGCGTGAGCTTCGGCGATTCGCTGATCAAGCGCGTGGTCGAGACGCTGCAGGACGAACTGCCGCGCCTCAAGACCTTCGCGACGCTGTCGCCGATTCCCGGCTTCCGCGCGTGGCTCGCCAAGAATGCCGCGGACCTGCTGCCCCGGCTCGACGAGAAGCGCGAGGCCGAGCTCGGCCGTCTCGTCGGCTCGCTGCCGCCGACCGCCGAGCGGCTGCTCGCCGCGGTAGAGGCCGCGCCGGAGCTCGACGCCAAGTCGCCGCTGCGCCAATGGCTGCTGCAGGCCGCGGCCGAGTACCTGGGCCGCACGCTGATCGATGGCACGCCGGCCGACCCGGTCGCGCGCTTCCACCTCGGCAACGGTGCGCGCGTGGAGCGGCTCAACTGGGCCGGCGATCCGTCGCCCAAGGGACTGAAACAGTCTTATGGTCTGATGGTCAATTACCTCTACGATCTGAAGCGGCTCGACAAGCACCGCGCGTGGCTGGCCGAGGGCAAGGTGGCAGTTTCGGGAGACGTCGAAAGCCTGTTCTTCAAAAAAGGCTGA
- a CDS encoding tripartite tricarboxylate transporter substrate binding protein — translation MTQSFQRRDVLRLAAAGAAALCGGVRAQGGGWPNRPVNMVVPFPAGGGTDAFARPLSAQFAKIAGQTLVIDNRGGAGGTVGASIASKAQGDGYTLFMGAVHHAIAPSIYPKLDYDLEKDFVPLMLLANVPQVVVVNPRRVTANTLQEFVAAAKRNPGKLNYGSAGAGTSHHLAGELFKLQTGTFITHIPYRGAGPALSDLIAGNVDLMFDGLGSSAQHIKGGRIKALMVAGSKRNPAFPDVPCAAEVGLPDYTVTTWYGLWAPKGTPADVQARIVDDMKKALATDELKAIWGQNGSEIPNLTMASYGGFVNSEIKRWAAVVKASGAKLE, via the coding sequence ATGACTCAGAGTTTTCAACGACGCGACGTGCTGCGCCTGGCCGCGGCCGGTGCAGCCGCCCTGTGCGGCGGCGTGCGTGCGCAGGGAGGTGGCTGGCCCAACCGGCCGGTGAACATGGTCGTGCCGTTTCCGGCCGGCGGCGGCACCGACGCCTTCGCGCGGCCGCTCTCGGCCCAGTTCGCGAAGATCGCCGGGCAGACGCTGGTCATCGACAACCGCGGCGGCGCCGGCGGCACGGTCGGCGCGAGCATCGCGTCGAAGGCGCAGGGTGACGGCTACACGCTTTTCATGGGCGCGGTGCACCATGCGATCGCGCCGTCGATCTACCCCAAGCTCGACTACGACCTGGAGAAAGACTTCGTGCCCCTGATGCTGCTGGCCAACGTGCCGCAGGTGGTGGTGGTCAATCCGCGCCGCGTCACGGCCAACACGCTGCAGGAGTTCGTCGCCGCCGCCAAGCGCAATCCCGGCAAGCTCAACTACGGCTCGGCCGGCGCCGGCACCTCGCACCATCTCGCGGGCGAGCTCTTCAAGCTGCAGACCGGCACCTTCATCACCCACATCCCGTACCGCGGGGCCGGTCCGGCGCTGTCCGACCTGATCGCCGGCAACGTCGATCTGATGTTCGACGGCCTCGGTTCTTCCGCCCAGCACATCAAGGGCGGGCGCATCAAGGCCCTGATGGTCGCGGGCAGCAAGCGCAACCCCGCGTTCCCCGACGTGCCCTGTGCGGCCGAGGTCGGCCTTCCGGACTACACCGTCACCACCTGGTACGGCCTGTGGGCGCCTAAGGGCACGCCGGCCGACGTGCAGGCGCGCATCGTCGACGACATGAAGAAGGCGCTCGCCACCGACGAGCTCAAGGCCATCTGGGGCCAGAACGGCTCCGAGATCCCGAACCTCACGATGGCTTCCTACGGCGGCTTCGTGAACTCGGAGATCAAGCGCTGGGCTGCGGTGGTCAAGGCTTCGGGCGCCAAGCTCGAGTGA
- a CDS encoding enoyl-CoA hydratase/isomerase family protein yields the protein MGAGSVAVRREGAVAFVTLSNAGRLNAMTRAMWRELRAAFEEAGRPTGTDLRCVVVGGEGGAFCAGGDISEYPAFRFEEASLREFHENEVWAALQAMLDCPVPVVARIDGACMGAGLEIASCCDIRLAGGSAKFGAPIAKLGFPMAPREAALVHGAIGDVLARDMLLAAGVHGAQRLYEAGFLLQVLPDDTLHAAAQAHAVRIAALAPQAARMHKRTFAMLRAAAPAMPALLATAYDYADSAEHREGIDAFLAKRTPNF from the coding sequence ATGGGCGCCGGCTCGGTCGCTGTGCGCCGCGAAGGCGCCGTCGCGTTCGTCACGCTGTCGAACGCCGGGCGTCTGAACGCGATGACCCGCGCCATGTGGCGCGAACTGCGTGCGGCCTTCGAGGAGGCCGGCCGGCCCACCGGCACCGATCTGCGCTGCGTGGTGGTGGGCGGAGAGGGCGGCGCGTTCTGCGCGGGCGGCGACATCTCCGAATACCCCGCGTTCCGCTTCGAAGAAGCCAGCCTGCGTGAATTCCACGAGAACGAGGTCTGGGCGGCGCTGCAGGCGATGCTCGATTGCCCGGTGCCCGTCGTCGCGCGCATCGACGGCGCCTGCATGGGCGCGGGCCTCGAGATCGCGAGCTGCTGCGACATCCGGCTGGCGGGCGGTTCCGCGAAGTTCGGCGCGCCGATCGCCAAGCTCGGCTTTCCCATGGCACCGCGCGAGGCCGCGCTGGTGCACGGCGCGATCGGCGACGTGCTGGCGCGCGACATGCTTCTGGCCGCCGGGGTGCATGGTGCCCAGCGGCTCTACGAGGCCGGCTTCCTGCTGCAGGTGCTGCCCGACGACACGCTGCATGCCGCCGCGCAGGCGCACGCCGTGCGCATCGCCGCGCTCGCGCCCCAGGCCGCGCGCATGCACAAGCGCACCTTCGCGATGCTCAGGGCCGCAGCGCCTGCGATGCCCGCGCTGCTCGCCACCGCCTACGACTATGCCGATTCCGCCGAGCACCGCGAGGGCATCGATGCCTTCCTTGCCAAGCGCACCCCGAATTTCTGA
- a CDS encoding malonyl-CoA synthase: MKTKANPNLFAALRAAFPADLDSIAVETDSGLFYSWRDIDRASAMIANLLDALGLEEGARIAVQVEKSVEAMILYLATLRAGYVFLPLNTAYQSAEIEYFVGNAEPAVVVCTSRNAAWVGPIANAAGTRHVFTLDDDRTGTLLEVAAQCSDVHTVAHKNPDDLAAILYTSGTTGRSKGAMLTHGNLLSNAEVLKDYWGWTDGDVLIHALPIFHVHGLFVALHGALLNGSKIIWLAKFDPRRVVEKLAEATVFMGVPTLYVRLLAEPGLTREAVRNMRLFVAGSAPLLIETFDEWRERTGHTILERYGMSETVMLTSNPYSPAQGERRGGTVGFALPGVQLRVRDDAGRECLTDEIGNIEVSGPNVFAGYWRMPEKTKEEFTADGFFKTGDVGKIDGRGYITIVGRSKDLIISGGYNVYPAEIEGYINELPGVAESAVVGVPHPDFGEVGVAIVIPKPGAALDADAIIAELKSRLANFKIPKRCFIVNELPRNAMGKVQKALLREQHKSLFA, encoded by the coding sequence ATGAAGACGAAAGCCAACCCCAACCTGTTCGCCGCCCTGCGCGCGGCCTTTCCCGCAGACCTCGACAGCATCGCGGTGGAAACCGACAGCGGCCTGTTCTATTCCTGGCGCGACATCGACCGCGCCAGCGCGATGATCGCGAACCTGCTCGACGCGCTGGGCCTGGAGGAGGGCGCCCGGATTGCGGTGCAGGTCGAGAAATCGGTCGAGGCGATGATCCTGTACCTCGCCACGCTGCGCGCCGGCTATGTGTTCCTGCCGCTCAACACCGCCTACCAGAGCGCCGAGATCGAATACTTCGTCGGCAACGCCGAACCGGCCGTGGTCGTGTGCACCAGCCGCAACGCCGCCTGGGTCGGTCCCATCGCGAATGCCGCCGGCACGCGCCACGTGTTCACGCTCGACGACGACCGCACCGGCACGCTGCTCGAAGTCGCCGCGCAGTGCAGCGACGTGCACACGGTGGCCCACAAGAATCCCGACGACCTGGCCGCGATCCTCTACACCAGCGGAACCACCGGCCGCAGCAAGGGCGCGATGCTCACGCACGGCAACCTGCTCTCGAACGCCGAGGTGCTCAAGGACTACTGGGGCTGGACCGATGGCGACGTGCTGATCCACGCGCTGCCGATCTTCCATGTGCACGGGCTCTTCGTTGCATTGCACGGCGCGCTGCTCAACGGCAGCAAGATCATCTGGCTCGCGAAGTTCGACCCCCGTCGCGTGGTCGAGAAGCTGGCGGAGGCGACCGTGTTCATGGGCGTGCCCACGCTCTACGTGCGGCTGCTCGCCGAGCCCGGGCTCACGCGCGAAGCGGTGCGCAACATGCGGCTCTTCGTCGCAGGCTCCGCGCCGCTCCTGATCGAGACCTTCGACGAGTGGCGCGAACGCACGGGCCATACCATCCTCGAGCGCTATGGCATGAGCGAGACCGTCATGCTCACCTCCAACCCCTACAGCCCCGCGCAGGGCGAGCGGCGCGGCGGCACCGTCGGCTTCGCGCTGCCCGGCGTGCAGCTGCGCGTGCGCGACGACGCGGGACGCGAGTGCCTGACCGACGAGATCGGCAACATCGAGGTCAGCGGGCCCAACGTGTTCGCGGGCTACTGGCGCATGCCCGAAAAGACGAAGGAAGAGTTCACCGCCGACGGCTTCTTCAAGACTGGCGACGTCGGCAAGATCGACGGCCGCGGCTACATCACCATCGTCGGCCGCAGCAAGGACCTGATCATCAGCGGCGGCTACAACGTGTACCCCGCCGAGATCGAGGGCTACATCAACGAACTGCCCGGCGTGGCCGAGAGTGCAGTCGTCGGCGTGCCGCACCCCGACTTCGGCGAGGTCGGCGTGGCGATCGTCATCCCCAAGCCGGGCGCCGCGCTCGACGCGGACGCCATCATCGCGGAACTGAAATCCAGGCTCGCGAACTTCAAGATCCCGAAGCGCTGTTTCATCGTGAATGAACTGCCGCGCAATGCGATGGGGAAGGTGCAAAAGGCGTTGCTGCGGGAGCAGCACAAATCACTGTTTGCTTGA